A section of the Alkalihalobacillus sp. LMS39 genome encodes:
- a CDS encoding DUF4871 domain-containing protein, with the protein MNNRKYSFFISILFIILVVCGCAATEETVEEQVSKTENQKFESNSYSMIGVENKIGFIYDEHSTPFIADEGQKYMWHFWGDDVVDQQFTVIGKNMKSGEEVVVIDNEIIAGPLNGADAHMPSSMSLPTQGKWALMAYVDEELFGTIAVDVR; encoded by the coding sequence ATGAATAACCGAAAGTATTCATTTTTCATAAGTATCTTATTCATCATCTTAGTTGTATGTGGATGTGCCGCAACTGAAGAAACGGTAGAAGAGCAAGTGAGTAAAACAGAAAATCAAAAGTTCGAATCAAATTCCTATTCTATGATCGGTGTAGAAAATAAAATTGGTTTTATTTACGATGAGCATTCGACTCCTTTTATTGCTGATGAAGGTCAGAAGTACATGTGGCACTTTTGGGGGGATGATGTCGTCGACCAACAATTTACAGTCATCGGGAAAAACATGAAATCAGGAGAAGAAGTTGTCGTAATTGACAATGAGATCATTGCTGGTCCACTAAATGGCGCTGATGCTCATATGCCTAGTTCGATGTCGTTACCTACTCAAGGGAAATGGGCATTAATGGCATATGTAGATGAAGAGTTATTTGGGACGATTGCTGTAGATGTAAGGTAA